Proteins encoded in a region of the Flammeovirga yaeyamensis genome:
- a CDS encoding carboxy terminal-processing peptidase, with product MSKRKKALFLPVLLVGLGLFGFSIIARIDAPENSNKNIIKKELIFTALDRIHYNTIDVNDEFSENAFNQYLKILDPNKRYFLKADINKFNKSKDKLDDEIKTGVNTDLYELSVRIFDERRQEVEKMTEEILAKPFDFTKKETILFDSDEMKFPKNDKERYDRWRKTLKYAALLRMNSKLKAEEAKKKTAEEKGEEFTPTSYEDMEKDVREKVLANYKDVFDYMRKQDEDDHYANYLNSMISIYGPHTEYFAPEKKEQFDTEISGHFEGIGARLQQTGGEVKVVSIIAGSASWKQGDLEANDIILKVAQGEEEPVDIGGMSLKNSIKLIKGPKGTEVRLTVRKADGRITVIPIIRDVVIIEESYAKSAVIIDENSGKKIGLIDLPSFYVDFNDRNGRNCGNDIKQEIIKLKNQGVDGIVFDLRNNGGGSLGDAVQIVGHFVGKSPVVQVKSKGAGQKTLKPEDNNILYDGPLVVMINRMSASASEIVSAALQDHGRAVVLGSRSFGKGTVQRFIDLDRMTRSEELKPLGSLKLTIQKFYRINGEATQVDGVTPDILLPDTYGYLKVGEEDLPFVLPHDSIEKAKYNMWAEQLPLADLNAKSKERVANDKVFKIIEDNALRLKRQEEKKYFTLNLDEFRAEQEKLDEESKKLREAETVHEEFDITVMKDHYPTSKPDSVIQQSEDKWKEVIKKDAYIKEATMIISDMMIQ from the coding sequence ATGTCAAAAAGAAAAAAGGCACTTTTCTTACCTGTGCTACTAGTGGGGCTAGGGTTATTCGGGTTTTCAATCATCGCTAGAATCGATGCACCCGAAAACAGCAATAAAAATATCATTAAAAAAGAACTAATATTTACAGCTTTAGATCGAATTCATTACAATACTATTGATGTTAATGATGAATTTAGTGAAAACGCTTTCAACCAATATTTAAAGATATTAGATCCAAACAAAAGATATTTTCTAAAGGCAGATATTAATAAGTTCAATAAATCGAAAGATAAACTTGATGATGAAATCAAGACGGGTGTAAATACAGACCTTTATGAACTTTCAGTTAGAATATTTGATGAAAGAAGACAAGAGGTAGAGAAGATGACTGAAGAGATTCTGGCAAAGCCTTTTGACTTCACTAAGAAAGAAACAATTCTTTTTGACTCCGATGAAATGAAGTTCCCAAAAAATGATAAGGAACGTTATGATAGATGGAGAAAAACATTAAAATATGCTGCTTTGTTGAGAATGAACTCAAAGTTGAAAGCAGAAGAAGCGAAAAAGAAAACTGCAGAAGAAAAAGGAGAGGAGTTTACGCCTACATCATATGAAGATATGGAAAAGGACGTGAGAGAGAAAGTGTTGGCTAATTATAAAGATGTTTTCGATTATATGAGAAAGCAAGATGAAGATGATCATTATGCCAATTACTTAAATTCTATGATCTCAATCTATGGTCCTCACACAGAATATTTTGCTCCAGAAAAGAAAGAACAATTTGATACTGAAATTTCTGGTCACTTTGAAGGTATCGGTGCTCGTTTACAGCAAACAGGTGGAGAAGTAAAAGTAGTTAGTATTATTGCTGGCTCTGCATCTTGGAAACAAGGTGATCTAGAAGCAAATGATATCATATTGAAGGTTGCTCAAGGAGAAGAAGAACCTGTTGATATTGGTGGAATGTCTCTTAAAAATTCTATCAAACTTATCAAAGGACCTAAAGGAACTGAGGTTCGTTTGACAGTAAGAAAAGCAGATGGCCGTATTACTGTTATTCCTATTATTAGAGATGTTGTCATCATCGAAGAGTCGTATGCTAAATCAGCTGTTATCATTGATGAAAACTCAGGTAAGAAAATAGGTTTGATCGACCTTCCTTCATTCTATGTAGATTTTAACGATCGTAACGGTAGAAATTGTGGTAACGATATCAAGCAAGAGATTATCAAATTAAAGAATCAAGGTGTTGATGGTATCGTATTCGATTTAAGAAATAACGGAGGTGGATCTTTAGGTGATGCTGTTCAAATTGTTGGACACTTCGTTGGAAAATCTCCAGTGGTTCAAGTAAAATCTAAAGGTGCAGGTCAGAAGACGTTGAAGCCAGAAGATAACAACATTCTTTATGATGGTCCTCTAGTGGTGATGATCAATAGAATGTCAGCATCAGCTTCAGAAATTGTTTCTGCAGCATTACAAGACCACGGTAGAGCAGTAGTTTTAGGTTCAAGATCATTTGGTAAGGGTACAGTTCAACGTTTTATCGATTTGGATAGAATGACAAGATCTGAAGAGTTGAAGCCTCTAGGATCATTAAAATTGACTATTCAAAAATTCTATAGAATTAACGGTGAAGCAACACAAGTAGATGGTGTAACACCGGATATCTTACTTCCTGATACTTACGGTTACTTGAAAGTTGGTGAAGAAGATCTTCCATTTGTTTTACCTCATGATAGCATTGAAAAAGCTAAATATAACATGTGGGCAGAACAACTACCTTTGGCTGATTTAAATGCTAAATCAAAAGAAAGAGTAGCGAATGATAAAGTATTCAAGATTATTGAGGATAATGCTTTAAGATTAAAGCGCCAAGAAGAGAAGAAATACTTTACATTGAACTTGGATGAGTTTAGAGCTGAACAAGAAAAATTAGATGAGGAGTCTAAGAAATTAAGAGAAGCTGAAACTGTTCATGAAGAATTTGATATTACAGTGATGAAAGATCATTACCCTACTTCTAAGCCTGATTCTGTAATCCAGCAATCAGAAGATAAGTGGAAAGAGGTAATCAAGAAAGATGCTTACATTAAAGAAGCAACAATGATTATTTCTGATATGATGATTCAATAA
- a CDS encoding START-like domain-containing protein, producing the protein MAKFKYQAEYEFKVPLHKLYPYFIMPNLLKDWFADKVVEDAELKTITFDWGNDHKVGKIAIRRQNQHIKFVFKNDDESKKSSYLEFKFDFSELAQSSFVTVIDFSEMDDIDELKELWDEFFGRLHEIIGG; encoded by the coding sequence ATGGCAAAATTTAAATATCAGGCGGAATATGAGTTCAAAGTTCCATTACACAAACTTTATCCTTATTTTATAATGCCTAATCTTTTAAAAGATTGGTTTGCAGATAAAGTGGTAGAAGATGCAGAATTAAAAACAATCACTTTTGATTGGGGTAATGATCATAAGGTAGGTAAAATCGCCATTAGGCGTCAAAATCAACATATCAAGTTTGTATTTAAAAATGATGATGAATCTAAAAAATCATCTTACTTAGAATTTAAATTTGATTTCAGCGAATTAGCTCAATCATCTTTTGTAACTGTAATTGACTTTTCAGAAATGGATGATATAGATGAGTTGAAAGAATTGTGGGATGAATTTTTTGGTCGCCTACACGAGATTATTGGTGGCTAG